CTTGGAATGCACCCTGATAATCTTAAGAAATTTAATGCTGCAATGCACTCTCCTTATGGAATTATCTTAGTTACTGGTCCAACAGGAAGTGGTAAAACAACTACCTTATATGCAGCACTTAACGATATGAAAGATGTTGCAACTAAGATTATTACAGTTGAAGACCCAGTTGAGTATCAGCTAAATCTTATCCAACAAGTTCATGTTAATGAAAAAGCTGGTCTTACGTTTGCTGCTGCATTAAGATCTATCCTTCGTCAAGACCCAGATGTTATAATGATAGGTGAGATTCGTGACCAAGAAACACTAAGAATTGCTATTCAATCAGCCTTAACAGGACACCTGGTTTTTTCAACTCTTCATACAAATGATGCTATTAGTTCTATACCAAGAATGGCAGATATGGGAATAGAAAGCTATCTTATAAGTGGATCAGTTATGGCAATAGAGGCTCAAAGGCTTGTTAGAAAACTTTGTCCTAAGTGTAAAGAACCAACAACTCTGCCAAAGCATCTGTTGGATAATTTTAAGGATTATAAACTTCCTGAGAATTATCAGTTTTATAAGGCGGTTGGATGTGATGCATGTGGTGGTAGTGGATATGCAGGGCGTGAGATGATAAGTGAAGTTTTGCCAATAAGTGAAAAACTTCAAACTCTTATAGCAAATAGTGCTTCAAAAGATGAGATGAAAAAGGTTGCATATGATGAGGGTTTTATAGATATGTTTCATGATGGTATATTGAGGGCGGCAAGAGGCGCAACAAGTGTAGAAGAAATTTATAGGGTGGCAAAAGAATGAAAAATTATGAAGTTGAATTTGTTAAAGATGGTAAACGGCAGAAAATGTTTATCAAGGCAAGTGATAGTGTTGCTGCTAAGAATATTGCGAAAAGATCAAATAGCGGTACAATAATGAAAGTTGGAGAGACCAAAGAAGTTCCTATGGGTCAACAACTCGAAGAGCTTAAAAGCAGTGTTACAAGGCTTCTTGGCCTTAGTGGAAAGATAAAAATTCCTAATTTGGTCGCTTCTATTAGACAGCTTGCTGTTATGACAAATGCTGGAATTTCAATTCATGATAGCATTAAAGAGGTTGCAAACTCAACTGAAGATAAGAGATTAAAAGAGATTTTTTCTGTTATTAATGACGATTTAAATGCTGGCTTAAGTCTTTCTGAGTCAGTTACTAAATTTAAACAAGAGTTGGGTGATTTGGTTATTGCTATGGTAAGTCTTGGAGAGACTACTGGTAATATAGCAGAAGCTCTTGCCAAACTTGCGATGCTTCTTCAAGAAGTTTGGGATAACCAGCAAAAATTTAAAAAAGCTATGCGTTATCCTATTACGATTTTAGTAGCTTTAGCTGCAGCTTTTACTATACTTATGATTTATGTTGTTCCTAAATTTAAAGAGATTTTTGATGAACTTGGTGCAAATTTACCAGCTCCAACTAGATTTCTTTTTGCAATTGAAAACATTATGAGTAATTATGGACTATATGTTCTAGCTGGTATTATAGCTGCTATTTTTGGTATAAGGTATATGCTTAGGACAAGTGATGAGTTTAAAAAAGGCTGGGATAGGGGTATATTAAAAGTATATCTTATAGGAAGGATTATATTCTTCTCAACAATGTCAAGATTTACTCTTATATTTACTGAGTTAGTAAAAGCTGGTATTCCTATAGCAGACGCACTTGATACTGCAAATAAAATGGTTGAAAACCAAACTCTAAAAGTAAAGCTAGGAACTGTTAAGATAGCTGTTCAGCAAGGTGTGAGCCTAACTGATGCTTTTAGAAATACTGAAATTTTTGAAAGCATGCTTATACAGATGATTAGTGCAGGTGAACAAAGTGGTAGCTTAGATAAGATGCTTGGAAATGTTGCTGATTATTACAAGATGAAATTCGATGATATTATAGATAATATCTCAAGCTATGTTGAACCGATTTTACTTTTCTTTATGGCTGGTATGGTTCTACTTCTGGCACTTGGTATATTTATGCCAATGTGGGATTTGGGAAGTGCTGTAAAAAGCTAACTAAAATTTGGGCAACTTATGCCCAAATTTAGCTCTTTTAAAACCTTTTTTTGATACAATACCTTTCTTTAAATTTAACAAAGGAATATACTATTTTAAGAGAGATTATCTTTATTATCGCTGCTGGAATTCTTCTGTTTGTAGAGTTTGCTACTATATCTTTAAGTCCTGATGCTTTTGGAACACTTGGCGTGGCTATTGGTGAGCAAAATATCCTACTTTTTGGTTATTTTGCATATATATATCCAGTTGTTGGGATTGTTTTACTATATCTTACTTTTAGACATATAAAAAAGATAAATTTTAGATTTATAGAGCTTGTTTCAGGGCTTATACTTCTATTTTTTACCATTTTGATAGCTCAAGCAAATATATTTGTAATAAATGGTGGAAGGATAGGCTATTACATTGTATCAGGTCTTAAGGATATGATAGGAAGTGCTGGAATGTGGGTATTTATAGCAGTTATATTTGGTCTTTCTTTAGTGCTTATTTTTGAAGAAAAAATTGCTGTTATCATAAAAAAAGCTTTCATATCTACAAAAAAAGATTTAGAGATAAAAATAGATACTAGCCCCTCTAATGATGAAAATTTAGAAGTAAAAGAGGCTGCTACTAAGCCAGATATTAAATCTCAATCTAGAAAAAAACCAAAAGAGATAGATGTAGGGCTTGTGGAAAACATCTCAAAAGATGAGGAGTTATCACAAAATTTAGAAAATTTTAGTAGTGAAATTACAAAAAATTCTAATTTAAAACCAGAGGCTAAAAATGAATTTAAAAAAGTAGAACATCTTAGTGAAATAGCTGAAAACAAAAAACTTCTAGATAACTTAGAAAAAGGAAGTGTGCCTAAAGTTAAAGATTTTGAGTTACCGCCTCTTAAATTTTTAAATGACCCTCCAAAAAAGAAAAAAGCCGTGGATGAAGCAGAGATCGATCAGAAAATTTTTGATCTTTTAGATAAACTTAGGCAGTTTAAGATAAATGGTGATGTTGTTAGAACCTACTCAGGTCCTGTTGTTACTACTTTTGAATTCCGTCCAGCTGCTGATGTCAAAGTAAGTAAAATTTTAAATTTACAAGATGATCTAGCTATGGCACTAAAGGCTGAAACTATTCGCATACAAGCTCCAATTCCTGGAAAAGATGTAGTTGGAATTGAGATTCCAAACAAAGATATTGAGACTATTTATCTAAAAGAAATTTTAGAAAGTGAAATTTATAAAAGTGCAGCCAGCCCTTTAACTATCGCACTAGGTAAGGATATAGTAGGTCAGCCATTTGTTACAGACCTTAAAAAACTACCTCATCTTTTAATAGCTGGAACAACAGGTAGTGGAAAAAGTGTAGGGATAAATGCTATGCTTTTAAGTCTTTTATATAGAAATTCTCCACAAACTCTAAGGCTTATAATGATAGATCCGAAGATGCTTGAATTTAGTATATATAACGACATACCGCATCTTTTAACGCCAGTTATAACTGACCATAAAAAAGCTATCACTGCTTTGGCAAATTTAGTAGCTGAGATGGAAAGACGCTATAAAACAATGGCAAGTACGCATACTAAAAACATAGAAAACTACAACCAAAAAGCTACAAAAAAGGGCCTAGAGACGATGCCTTATATAGTTGTTATAATAGATGAACTTGCTGATCTTATGATGGTAAGTGGTAAGGATGTTGAGTTTTATATCGCCCGTCTTGCTCAAATGGCAAGAGCTAGCGGCATTCATCTTATAGTTGCAACGCAGCGTCCAAGCGTAAATGTCGTAACTGGGCTTATAAAAGCAAATTTACCATCTCGTGTAAGCTATAGAGTAGGTCAAAAAATTGATAGTAAAGTAATATTAGATCAAATGGGAGCTGAGAGTTTACTAGGGCGTGGTGATATGCTATTTACACCTCCAGGAAGTCCTGGTCTTATAAGACTTCATGCTCCTTTTGCTAGCGAAGAAGAAATTTTAAAAGTTGTGGAATTTTTAAAAGCACAAGGTCCAGCTATATATGATGAGAGTTTTTTAGTTGATGAAGAAAGTAGCACTTCAAGCTCATCTAACAGTGATGAAGCTTTAGAACTTGATGAGCTTTATAATGAAGCAAAAGAGGTAATACTAAGTGATGAAAAGACTTCTATTAGTTACTTACAGCGTCGCTTGAAGATTGGCTATAATAGAGCAGCTACCATAATAGAACAGCTTGAAAAAACAGGTGTTTTAAGTGAGCCAAATTCTAAAGGTCAGCGTGAGATATTGTGAAAACTGATAGAATTCTTTTTTATACTACATGTTTTTTGGTAGCTATAGGCATTGTATTTTCGCTATCGCTTAGTGTTTTTACGGTACTTCTTTTTGACTATAGCCACCTTCATTTTTTTATAAGGCAGTTTATAGTTGGAAGTTTTGGAATTTTTCTTATGTGGGTTTTATCAAAAATAAATCCATATAAATTTTTAACACCACTATGTTTGTTTATGTTTTTATCTATGCTTTTTTTGATGATTATAATGCCTTTTTTGCCATCTTCTATTGTTAGAGAGGTAAATGGTGCTGCTAGATGGATAAGACTATCGGGTTTTAGCTTTGCTCCTGTTGAGTTTTTTAAGATTGGATTTATATATTTTTTAGCTTGGAGTTTTACAAGAAAGATAGGAAATTTTAAAAAAACATTTGGTGCTGAGATAATGACTTTGATGCCATATATTGTTGTTTTTATGATTATTATTTATATTATAGGCGTACTTCAAAATGATCTTGGGCAAATTGTTGTTCTTGGTCTTGTGCTTATTTTTATGGTTCTTTTAGCTGGGACTAGTTTTAAAATTTTTATTTTTGGTGTATGTCTTGTAGCATTTGTTGTTGTTTTGGCTATTAATACAAGCGAGCATAGAATAGATAGAATAATGTCTTGGTGGGC
The sequence above is a segment of the Campylobacter corcagiensis genome. Coding sequences within it:
- a CDS encoding type II secretion system F family protein, which translates into the protein MKNYEVEFVKDGKRQKMFIKASDSVAAKNIAKRSNSGTIMKVGETKEVPMGQQLEELKSSVTRLLGLSGKIKIPNLVASIRQLAVMTNAGISIHDSIKEVANSTEDKRLKEIFSVINDDLNAGLSLSESVTKFKQELGDLVIAMVSLGETTGNIAEALAKLAMLLQEVWDNQQKFKKAMRYPITILVALAAAFTILMIYVVPKFKEIFDELGANLPAPTRFLFAIENIMSNYGLYVLAGIIAAIFGIRYMLRTSDEFKKGWDRGILKVYLIGRIIFFSTMSRFTLIFTELVKAGIPIADALDTANKMVENQTLKVKLGTVKIAVQQGVSLTDAFRNTEIFESMLIQMISAGEQSGSLDKMLGNVADYYKMKFDDIIDNISSYVEPILLFFMAGMVLLLALGIFMPMWDLGSAVKS
- a CDS encoding FtsK/SpoIIIE family DNA translocase — translated: MLLFVEFATISLSPDAFGTLGVAIGEQNILLFGYFAYIYPVVGIVLLYLTFRHIKKINFRFIELVSGLILLFFTILIAQANIFVINGGRIGYYIVSGLKDMIGSAGMWVFIAVIFGLSLVLIFEEKIAVIIKKAFISTKKDLEIKIDTSPSNDENLEVKEAATKPDIKSQSRKKPKEIDVGLVENISKDEELSQNLENFSSEITKNSNLKPEAKNEFKKVEHLSEIAENKKLLDNLEKGSVPKVKDFELPPLKFLNDPPKKKKAVDEAEIDQKIFDLLDKLRQFKINGDVVRTYSGPVVTTFEFRPAADVKVSKILNLQDDLAMALKAETIRIQAPIPGKDVVGIEIPNKDIETIYLKEILESEIYKSAASPLTIALGKDIVGQPFVTDLKKLPHLLIAGTTGSGKSVGINAMLLSLLYRNSPQTLRLIMIDPKMLEFSIYNDIPHLLTPVITDHKKAITALANLVAEMERRYKTMASTHTKNIENYNQKATKKGLETMPYIVVIIDELADLMMVSGKDVEFYIARLAQMARASGIHLIVATQRPSVNVVTGLIKANLPSRVSYRVGQKIDSKVILDQMGAESLLGRGDMLFTPPGSPGLIRLHAPFASEEEILKVVEFLKAQGPAIYDESFLVDEESSTSSSSNSDEALELDELYNEAKEVILSDEKTSISYLQRRLKIGYNRAATIIEQLEKTGVLSEPNSKGQREIL
- a CDS encoding FtsW/RodA/SpoVE family cell cycle protein; translated protein: MKTDRILFYTTCFLVAIGIVFSLSLSVFTVLLFDYSHLHFFIRQFIVGSFGIFLMWVLSKINPYKFLTPLCLFMFLSMLFLMIIMPFLPSSIVREVNGAARWIRLSGFSFAPVEFFKIGFIYFLAWSFTRKIGNFKKTFGAEIMTLMPYIVVFMIIIYIIGVLQNDLGQIVVLGLVLIFMVLLAGTSFKIFIFGVCLVAFVVVLAINTSEHRIDRIMSWWAGSQDIVLSFLPDDIASRLQVEGGETPYQVSHSINAINNGGFFGEGIGLGTFKLGFLSEVHTDFVLAGIAEEMGFVGICFVVGLFFILLYRIFKIGERSQNKVYYLFCMGIALMFLFTMMINGYGITSLIPIKGIAVPFLSYGGSHLLAACTSIGLILMISKYSKLGIK